In Pirellula sp. SH-Sr6A, the DNA window TCGAATAAAGTTGGGCCCGGCCACATCAAGCATTTGGATTATGGCAAAATCCTCATGGGTCCTTACCGTGGTATCAACGACGACGAATCGGGACCTGATATGGAGGTCCTCCACCACATTTGCCAGTTGTTCCGCCAAACCGGAATCGAATGCAACACCACGGAAAATCTGTCGCTTGCCCGTTGGCGCAAGCTGATGTGGAATATCCCGTTCAATGGGCTTTCGGTCATTCTCAATGCCAGTACGGATTCGATCATGCGCCACCCCCATTCGCGCGCATTAGCCGAATCGATTATGTCTGAAGTTCGAGAGACCGCTGTCCAATGCGGCCACTCGATCGAGACCGATTTCATCGCTTACATGATGGAACATACCGACGACATGGTTCCCTATGACAGCTCCATGCGACTTGATTATCTGGCAGGACGCCCCATCGAAGTCGAAGCCATATACGGCAATGCGATCCGCGCTGCGGCGAGAAAACAAGTCTCTGCACCCTTGATTTTGGCAATGTACCGACAACTTCATTTCTTAGCAGACAAACGTGCGAACGCCTAGAAAGGCCTCTCTACTTTTGATCGTGTAAGTCTTCCGTTATGCAAAACGCTTCTTTATCGCCAAGAAATGCTTCTCAAAGCAGTGATACGAAAGCCACGCGAGAACATACGTCAATCCGAACAGAATCCACACATAGAACAGATAAAACCAAACGAGCGCCGAACCCGAGCCTGGCACCCATTGCAGCACGGAAGATGCCGGTATGAGAGTCACCAACGGTAACTGAATGACGTACATCCCATAGCTGTACTTGCCGAGCGATCTTAATGGGGACCAACGGGTGATACGATTCCATACGTCGTGCTTCGACCTATGCATCATCCAGTAGAGCACGCAGACAAAGAGTATTGGAATGAGGGTATTCGGGATGGCAAAGTACCGTTTGCCCGTCCATGCAATGGCGATCCCAACCACAAACAACAGGGGAGCGAGAATTGCAGCCGCCGTCTTCAACACTTTAGGCTGGTAGTTGGCATAGATGGCAATCGCGGCCATACCTCCGAGAGATAGGGCATCGGAGCGGAAAAACGTGTGGACGTCCACGGCCACTCCGTAATCGGCATCCCTAGCCAAGAAGGTCCTCGCCACGAGCACCAAAACGACCCAAGCGAGACAAAGCCTGAACAGTCGCTTCGGTGCGATCCAATACACGATCGCCGGCCAGATCAAGTAAAAGTGCTCTTCGACCGCTAACGACCAGAAATGATCGAGCGGCCCAAAACACCATTCATTCACCCAAGCCATTCGAAGGTTCGAAATGTATGTCCACAAATACACCTGCTCCCCTGCAGCGACTTGAAAAGACGAAGGCCCCCCAAGTCGCGGGACAACGTACAAGCAAACGATCAATGCCAGGATATAGAGGGGGAAAATCCGAAGAGCCCGGCGAACCATAAAGTTACGGAAATAATGCGGTCGATCGCGAGTACGGAGCAAGATACCGGTGATCAAGAACCCCGACAAAACAAAGAAGAGATCGACTCCTCTCTCTCCAAGAGGAGACAATCGCTTGATCCAAGCCAGCGCCGTGCTCGCCGTCGGATCCATTTCCTTGCAATAGCGGTACAAGGTAACGATAAGGATCGCAAAACCGCGAATTCCATCCAACTCTGGAAGGTGCAGCCCCTCGTTCCATTTCACAGACAGTTCGCTTGCGCTGTCTTCCTTGAGAGACTCGACCATTGCGTCCAATCGACTAAGAAATGCTGATGCTGTTGGCTTCCGTGGAGAGTCGGTCAAGCATGGATTGCAATCTTTCTCGAAGTTGCTTCATGACAGGATCTTCCTCACCTCGCGGTACGCGTTCGGTCGGAACTTCAATCGCCTCGTCGATCTCGATAATGGCCTCGAGCGGGCCATGAACGTTCGCTCGATCGGTGAGGTCCTCCTCCAATCGTTCGATCGTTTCCAGAATCCGCGTGTCCGTCGTCGGAGAAACGAGGTAATCCACTGGATACGAGGCGATCTGCTGCGCCAAATAAATTTGGGACAGCTGGATCCATCGGCGTTCTCGCTCGGATTCCGTAATCTCTCCTGTCGCAAGCTCCGGGACGATTTTCATTCGAAGCGATTTAATCCGCGGAATCAGTCCATTTTCCGGAAACGACTTGCCGAGCCACTCCGCCTCTAAGGGACTTAGAAGGTGGTCGATCAACCGTTGCTGTCGCTCTTCAAACGTACCTGTCTGCGAACTTCCTAGGTATTCAATTTCCTTCAGGCTCAACATGGCCTTCATCATTCGATGGATTCTTGGCAATAACGGCGCCTCCTTGAGCTTGAGCCAGGTCAACCGCTTTTCCAACGCATCCAAAGTGGGATCGACTGCCTTTTCCAAATCACCGTGGAACACGTACTTGATCGCCACCGGATGGATCACGACTTTCCCGTCACCTTCTTTCGATCGCCTTTTGGCAGCCGTGCGAGCCATGAACGCGACTCCATCGAGCAGGGGCTGCAGTCGATCATTGGTACGAAAGACCGTTCCTTCCGGAAAAACCACCAAGGGGCGCTCGGTACCGGACAGAATCTCCACGGCCAAATCAAGCGACTGACGGTCCAGGCCCTCGCGATAAACGCTAAACGCCCCCATCGTCGAAATGGCCCATCGCTGAAAACGGGATTGCTCAAACAAATGCCAGCTTGCCATGGCATAAAACAGCGTCTGTGCCTCCTCCGCGACATAACTCATCACGAGCGGGTCGGCATACCGACAGTGGTTCGGTGCAAGCAGGATCCCATGCCCACGCCGTTTGGACTCCTTCAAATGATCGATACCGTGAAGCCGCACGGAGACGACCCCCTCCGCTTTTCTTAGGTATCGCTTCACCAGTCCAAGCTTCAGAATCGACCAAGGCAACCAGTTCCCGCGGTGGGGAGGTACGAATTGGTACGGCTTCTCAATAATGATGTCTTGCATCGCAACCGCATTTCTCATGCAACGAGGCGTGGATTCACCTTGGCATAGAGCCAAAGCGAACGAAGCGTACTTGCTTCAGCGGAAAAGCTTCCCACGCACAGGAGTAGGTTTGTATTCGTGGTCGCGTTTTCGGAGCACCTTGGCTTCAATAATAAAGTCAGGGTTCTTCTGGGATTTTTTCTCTTCTTCATCGGCTAGATTCATCTGGCGAAACAAAGCGACATTCTCCATACCCTCGATCACCCGCCCAAACACCGTGTACTTGCCGTTCAAGTGTTCCAGTGCGGTGAACGCAATATAGAACTGCGAGCTCCCGCTATCAGGATCCGGTCCGCCATCTTTCGCCCCAAGCGCAATGGCGCAGCTCCCTCGCAAATGCGGACGATACGACTCTGAAGTTGCCTCACCTCGGATGGTGTAACCGGCGTCGCCTGTGCCGTCTCCTTTTTCACATCCGGTTTGCGCTACCATGTGCTGCTCAACCCGAAAAAAGGACTTGCGGTTGTAGTATCCCCGTTCCGTGAGATAGATAATATTCGCAACCGCTTCGGGGGCATCGTCTTCAAAAAGCTCGATCACAACCCTTCCCTTGGAAGTAGCCAACTCAATCTTTGGGTTATTATCCCGTTGGCTCTCCTCTTCACGTTTCGCTTTCTCTTTTTCCCAAGTCTCTTTCATGCGTGGCAAGTTGCTGAGGAATAGAAGCTGGGATTCTACCAGCTCCTGCTTCTGTTTCAGTATATCTCCAGCGGCTATCGCTAAGTCGTATTCTTGATTCGCGATACAAGCGGACACGAGTTCAAGGAGAAGCTCTCCGTCCAAGAGGCTAGGTTCCAGTTCGAGCATCGAAGCGAGCGAGGTCGTCCAAGCATCGACGCGATCGAGCTGAGTATCGAATAAGAACATCTCTTTCAGCGAGAGCCCAAGAGATGCGTACTTTTGTTTATCGGACAGATAAGTCTTCGCGCATTGCTCAATCCAAATGCGACGGGCTTCGTGGCAATTCGAGAGAGCAGAGTTCCACAGATCATCCAGCTCCTTTTGCTTGGCATCGTTGATCTCGTAGGCCAGCGAATGTCGATTCATGGCCATGATCAATTCCGTTACCGCCTTTTGAAACTCGGCATACGCCACCCGGTAGGCTTTGGCCTCCTCCGAATTGTCTTCATCCGGGATGAAGGCGAATCGCGACTCTCTCGCCTGAGCTTCACGCGATTTCGCTTCCGCCTTCTTTCGATCGAACTCCGCGCGTTGTTCGGGAGTCATCTTCGCCTTCAACGCGCGTTCTTCGCGGGTCTCCTCACCCAACGGATGCGAATGTCCAGCATGATCATGACCGCTATGATCCTGCCCGTCATATAGCCGAACACTGCCGTCGTCCCAGCGAATACTGGGCCGAGTTGAGTCGACAGTCGGTGGCTGGACCTGCGCGTACGCAGCGGAAACGGGAAACAGTAACACCACCCCCATCCGAGCCGCGTGACGGCAGCGGCCCGTGACAAAAACCAACCCTCTCCAGATGGCGTTCGAGGAAAAAGGAATCGCAGTTGGCGATGAATGGTGGGAGCGAATCAAGGTTCTGATCATCCAGAAGACTCTAGTCAGGGGGTCGGATTGGGTTACGATCATATTCTAAGTTCATTTATCGATTCTGTCCCGCGAGTAGAAATCCCTTGGAAAAAACAAACCTTCGAATCATCGGCGGAGAATTTCGGTCGCGAAAGATCCAATTCGCGGTCGATCCGAGAACTCGACCGATGAAGGATCGGACTCGCGAAGCTGTCATGAACTTGCTCGGAGGTACGCTTCCGGAGTCGATTGCGTTCGATCTTTTCGCGGGGACTGGAATTCTGGCATTCGAGGCACTCTCGAGAGGCTCCTCCGCCGCAGTCCTGTTCGAGATCTTGCGAGGTGCCGCACAAGACATCGCGAAGAATGCGAAGACCCTAGGAGTCGAAGACAGCTTGGTCGTGATCCAAAACGACGTCTTGCGATGGAGCGCTTCGATGGACCGAAATCTGCCACTTCTGCGGCTCCCCGAGTTGCCTTGGGTCGTTTTCTGCTGCCCTCCCTACGCGTTTTGGGAAGAGGATTCCGATGGCATGCGAACCCTGCTGCAGAACTGGGTACAGTCCGCTCCCTATGGATCGCTCTTCGCGATTGAGCTGGAGGAACGCACTCCACTTGACTTCCTGCCGCAAGAGCTGGAGTGGGATGTCCGCACCTACAAACCAGCTCGGATGGCGATAGGCGAAAAATATCCTCCAGCGCAAGAGTCTTAACCATGCGTAGCCAGAACCAGCCCCCGGCATACTTTTCGCCACGGTCGGGGAAGCCCTGGACCTACCCCCTTGTCTTGCTTTTTGCTCTTTGCGTTACGTCGAACTCGTTCGCCCAGAGCCAGCCACCTCCCGAGCCCACTCGCTCTGCTCCCGTCCCTAGTCCCACCCAAACAACCCCTGACCTCGAGAAACTGGTTCTGGTGGGTAAAGGGACTATTCCCATCCTCATTTCCGCGCCGCACGGTGGATCGCTTGGGTTCCCTGGCGTTGCCCCTCGCGAAGGGAAGGGACTTCAAACCGGCCCGAGCGGTTTTTTCGTCGGTCGCGATGGCGGAACCCAAGAATTAGCGATGGAGGTGGTCGAAGCCATTGCGGAAGAGTTTGGAGCGAAGCCTTACTTTGTTATCTCCGCCACCCATCGCAAGTACTTGGATCCGAATCGCCCTTCCTCGATCGCTTTCGAAAACGAGGCGATGCAATCGGTCTACAATCGCTATCACCATTCGATGGCGAGCTTCACCGAAGAAATACTCAACGAGCACCAGCAAGGTCTTCTGCTCGACCTACACGGCCAAGGTTCTCGCCGCGACACCGTCTTTCGAGGAACGAGTAATGGTAAGACCGTCACGCGATTGATTCGGGACTTCGGTCGATCCGCGCACGAAGGGAGCGACAGTTTCTTCGGCTTGTTAAAGTCCGCGGGCTGGATCGTTCACCCGGATCCATTCGAAGGAAAAGAGCAAGCTGGGTTTACGGGCGGCTACATCGTACAGACCTATGGAAGTCACCAAGCGGTAGGGATCGATGCGATGCAGCTTGAATTTGGAGCCGTTTACCGAACCAAAGAAAGCCGATCGAGAATCGCCTCCGAACTGGTAAAAGCCATCGCCCAATACAGCGAGCTCTATCTTCCCAAATGGAGTTCCAAACGAGCCCAACCCGCCCAAACGGGACGCTAGCCGTCTTGCCTCCCACGACGGGTCGACGCACTACGACTCCTGCAACGCACGGAACAAGTCGTTGCACCGCACGTGGATTTGCTGACGGTGCTTCGACTGGCTCGCGAGAACTAAGGAATGTCGCAGCCCGCGCATCCTGCTGATTCGTGGATAGAGGTCGTAGTTCTGCCTCGATGCAGGGAAGATCTCAACCACCTGGGTACCCGGCGAGGCGAAAATCAGGTGGGCGAGCGCCGCGCCGTGCAATGCGACGATCGAATCCGCGGCAGAGATCAGTTCGATTTGGGATTGGATGGGTAAAGCTTCGAAGTCGTAACATTCAAATCCTTCGGACCGCAATTGCGAATCGACCTCTTGCTCATTGATCAGATTCCGGTGCGCCGCCTTTCTTCTGCTGATGTAGATTTTCCTAGGCAGGGACTTCGTCGGTCTCCCGGTGAGTTGGATTCGGGCTGCGAATTCGCTTAGCAAATGCGAAGTCGGTTCGTTGCACCACAAAAGCTGATCCGGCTGGAGATGAAGGTGGCTGTGCGGTTGAATCCACTGCGAAGGCTTGGTCCCAAGGAGTTGAAGTATCTCCCGTTGGTAGGCGCTGCGATGATCAACAATATACGTCATCGCCTCCTCGTTCCCGAACTGCATTGCGGCCAAAGCGCGGGGAGCGACTTCGGTTAGCCAGTGAAAAAAATTGTGGCAGCTGCAGTTGTTCATCGAGATGGCGGAGCCGGGAACTCGTTGCGGTGTCGGAATAGATCGGCGCGCCGTGAGGTTTCCTCGCTGGCGATGGATCCAATGCCGAGGATCTAGCCTGGAGAAGGCTTTCACACCTTCGACGCCATATTTGCCCATGAACGCCGTGTCGCGGATAGCACGTTGATCCGATGAACGAAGGCATCCATTTCGACCCACGCAACCACCGCCTGGTAAGACATAGAGCGATTGCTCATGCTCCAGCACTCCCGGCACTTTCCACTCGTGCACGCCACCATCGAGAAAAACCTTAACGGTTGTTTCCGGTACCTCAGCAGCTTCAGCGAGCACGATTTTATTGCAGGCCTCTTCCAGCGTCGCAAAGGTTTTTGGAGCGGGCTCGCGAGGAAGCCACGGCATCAAGCTGGCAGCAGGGATCAGATACTTTTTGTGTCGAATCAAGCGATTGGCAAAATCGTTCGGATCGTACTCCTTCATGCCCATCCCCTGCAAAACAGGTCTACCGAAAGCGGCTCTACGGATTGAATTGTAATGACGAGTGGATTGCCCGAAGCATGAGCATCAGTTGACACGAGGTTTGGCAAACTCGCCTCGAAGAAATTCTGCGACTTCCTGCAAGACCGGGTTCCATTCGCCGATAGCTGTCTGTCGAAACACTCGAAGCGTTGGGTACCACGGAGAATCGGAGCGATACTGCAGCCAACGCCAATCGGGAGTGAATCCAAGCACCAAACAAGTTTTGATACCCATACCACCGGCCAGATGCGCGAGAGACGTATCACTGGTGACAACGTAGTCCAATGCGTGCAGGATGGCGGCGGTATCCATAAACGCACCGCTCGACTGATCCACTTCTTCAGGCATGCAATAGATGATTTTCTTGCCTTGCCAATGTTCGAGCTGTTCCGTCCCTTTGCCTTTCTGCAGGCTAATCAATTGCACGCCATCCAATTCAGCGAGACACTCCATCGATTTCAAAGGAAAAGATCGAAACATA includes these proteins:
- a CDS encoding acyltransferase family protein, with the translated sequence MVESLKEDSASELSVKWNEGLHLPELDGIRGFAILIVTLYRYCKEMDPTASTALAWIKRLSPLGERGVDLFFVLSGFLITGILLRTRDRPHYFRNFMVRRALRIFPLYILALIVCLYVVPRLGGPSSFQVAAGEQVYLWTYISNLRMAWVNEWCFGPLDHFWSLAVEEHFYLIWPAIVYWIAPKRLFRLCLAWVVLVLVARTFLARDADYGVAVDVHTFFRSDALSLGGMAAIAIYANYQPKVLKTAAAILAPLLFVVGIAIAWTGKRYFAIPNTLIPILFVCVLYWMMHRSKHDVWNRITRWSPLRSLGKYSYGMYVIQLPLVTLIPASSVLQWVPGSGSALVWFYLFYVWILFGLTYVLAWLSYHCFEKHFLAIKKRFA
- a CDS encoding 1-acyl-sn-glycerol-3-phosphate acyltransferase; translated protein: MRNAVAMQDIIIEKPYQFVPPHRGNWLPWSILKLGLVKRYLRKAEGVVSVRLHGIDHLKESKRRGHGILLAPNHCRYADPLVMSYVAEEAQTLFYAMASWHLFEQSRFQRWAISTMGAFSVYREGLDRQSLDLAVEILSGTERPLVVFPEGTVFRTNDRLQPLLDGVAFMARTAAKRRSKEGDGKVVIHPVAIKYVFHGDLEKAVDPTLDALEKRLTWLKLKEAPLLPRIHRMMKAMLSLKEIEYLGSSQTGTFEERQQRLIDHLLSPLEAEWLGKSFPENGLIPRIKSLRMKIVPELATGEITESERERRWIQLSQIYLAQQIASYPVDYLVSPTTDTRILETIERLEEDLTDRANVHGPLEAIIEIDEAIEVPTERVPRGEEDPVMKQLRERLQSMLDRLSTEANSISIS
- a CDS encoding glycosyltransferase family 61 protein, with amino-acid sequence MKEYDPNDFANRLIRHKKYLIPAASLMPWLPREPAPKTFATLEEACNKIVLAEAAEVPETTVKVFLDGGVHEWKVPGVLEHEQSLYVLPGGGCVGRNGCLRSSDQRAIRDTAFMGKYGVEGVKAFSRLDPRHWIHRQRGNLTARRSIPTPQRVPGSAISMNNCSCHNFFHWLTEVAPRALAAMQFGNEEAMTYIVDHRSAYQREILQLLGTKPSQWIQPHSHLHLQPDQLLWCNEPTSHLLSEFAARIQLTGRPTKSLPRKIYISRRKAAHRNLINEQEVDSQLRSEGFECYDFEALPIQSQIELISAADSIVALHGAALAHLIFASPGTQVVEIFPASRQNYDLYPRISRMRGLRHSLVLASQSKHRQQIHVRCNDLFRALQES
- a CDS encoding N-formylglutamate amidohydrolase, which translates into the protein MRSQNQPPAYFSPRSGKPWTYPLVLLFALCVTSNSFAQSQPPPEPTRSAPVPSPTQTTPDLEKLVLVGKGTIPILISAPHGGSLGFPGVAPREGKGLQTGPSGFFVGRDGGTQELAMEVVEAIAEEFGAKPYFVISATHRKYLDPNRPSSIAFENEAMQSVYNRYHHSMASFTEEILNEHQQGLLLDLHGQGSRRDTVFRGTSNGKTVTRLIRDFGRSAHEGSDSFFGLLKSAGWIVHPDPFEGKEQAGFTGGYIVQTYGSHQAVGIDAMQLEFGAVYRTKESRSRIASELVKAIAQYSELYLPKWSSKRAQPAQTGR
- a CDS encoding peptidylprolyl isomerase codes for the protein MIRTLIRSHHSSPTAIPFSSNAIWRGLVFVTGRCRHAARMGVVLLFPVSAAYAQVQPPTVDSTRPSIRWDDGSVRLYDGQDHSGHDHAGHSHPLGEETREERALKAKMTPEQRAEFDRKKAEAKSREAQARESRFAFIPDEDNSEEAKAYRVAYAEFQKAVTELIMAMNRHSLAYEINDAKQKELDDLWNSALSNCHEARRIWIEQCAKTYLSDKQKYASLGLSLKEMFLFDTQLDRVDAWTTSLASMLELEPSLLDGELLLELVSACIANQEYDLAIAAGDILKQKQELVESQLLFLSNLPRMKETWEKEKAKREEESQRDNNPKIELATSKGRVVIELFEDDAPEAVANIIYLTERGYYNRKSFFRVEQHMVAQTGCEKGDGTGDAGYTIRGEATSESYRPHLRGSCAIALGAKDGGPDPDSGSSQFYIAFTALEHLNGKYTVFGRVIEGMENVALFRQMNLADEEEKKSQKNPDFIIEAKVLRKRDHEYKPTPVRGKLFR
- a CDS encoding RsmD family RNA methyltransferase, translating into MEKTNLRIIGGEFRSRKIQFAVDPRTRPMKDRTREAVMNLLGGTLPESIAFDLFAGTGILAFEALSRGSSAAVLFEILRGAAQDIAKNAKTLGVEDSLVVIQNDVLRWSASMDRNLPLLRLPELPWVVFCCPPYAFWEEDSDGMRTLLQNWVQSAPYGSLFAIELEERTPLDFLPQELEWDVRTYKPARMAIGEKYPPAQES
- a CDS encoding putative 2-dehydropantoate 2-reductase, yielding MKFGIVGTGALGGFYGGLLAKIGQEVHFLLHSDVDFVREYGLRVDSKLGDFHIPKVNAYSSPEEMPKCDCIIIALKSTQNHLLEKLIPPLMHPDSLVLVLQNGLHVEQRAREVAGEGRVAGGCCFLCSNKVGPGHIKHLDYGKILMGPYRGINDDESGPDMEVLHHICQLFRQTGIECNTTENLSLARWRKLMWNIPFNGLSVILNASTDSIMRHPHSRALAESIMSEVRETAVQCGHSIETDFIAYMMEHTDDMVPYDSSMRLDYLAGRPIEVEAIYGNAIRAAARKQVSAPLILAMYRQLHFLADKRANA